TACGTCGTGGCACATGGACTTCATCTACCAGCTCGGCGGCATCGACCCGGCCGACGAGAAGCTGACCGTGCAGTTCTACAACGAGGCCGGGGCGCTGGAGTTCAGCTCGGCCGCACTGCGGGTCCACGACCGGGTGACGTTGCAGGACACCATCTTCGGTGACGCGTTCTCCTTCCTGAAGGAGCAGACCACCACCGCGACGCCGAAGCTGACCATCCCGTCGCCGAGCATGGTGCACTACCGGGGCGGCCGGGCGGCCATCGACACCGGCGTCTACCCGGACCTGGACCAGTTCTGGACGGACCTGAGCGCCGCGTACGCCGAGCAGGTCAGCCGGCTCGCCGCACTCGGTTGCACGTACCTCCAGTTCGACGACACCAGCCTGGCGTACCTGAACGATCCCCGGCAGCGGGACATGGTGGCGGCGCAGGGCGGCGACCCGGAGCACCAGCATGAGCGGTACATCCGGCAGATCAACGCGTCGCTGGCCGGCCGTCCGGAGGGCATGTCGATCACCACGCACATGTGCCGGGGGAACTTCCGGTCCTCCTGGGCGGCCGAGGGCGGGTACGACTTCGTCGCCGAGGCACTCTTCACCCAGCTCGACGTCGACGGCTTCTTCCTGGAGTACGACGACGAGCGCTCCGGCGACTTCGCTCCGCTGCGGTTCGTGCCGCCGGGCAAGAAGGTGGTGCTGGGCCTGGTCACCACCAAGCGCGGCGAGCTGGAGAGCAAGGACGACCTCAAGCGCCGGATCGACGAGGCAGCCCGGTACGTCCCGTTGGAGCAGCTCTGCCTCTCCCCGCAGTGCGGCTTCTCCTCCACTGTGGAGGGCAACGCGCTCACCCAGGAGGAGCAGGTCGCCAAGCTCCAGCTCATCGTGGAGACCGCGCAGGAGGTCTGGGGCGACAAGTAGTCAGCTCTCGGTATCGAATCTGGCGTGACGAGGCGGTACGACCTGACCGGCGCGCGATGGGTGGCCCTGGAAGTTCCGCCGCCCATCGGCGCCGGCAGGGTCGTCCGCCCTGCTGACTCTTGAAGGCGAGCCCCGGCGTGGCGGTGCTACACCGGTAGGGTCGACAGGCAGAGACGGAAGGGGCGTCGGATGCGCGGGTGGCTGAGATCGGTGGGCCTCGCGGTGTCGATGCTGGTCGGGCTGGTGGCCCTTGCCGGTTGCTCCGACGATCCATCGGGGCCGGGGGTGGCGGCATCGCCGACGGTCTCGCCGAGCCCGACCCCGACGCCCGATCCGGCGGTGCTCGACTGGGTCGGCAAGACCTGCACCGCCCACGATTCGCTGCTGAACCTGCCGCAGACCTCGCTGACCATCGACAGCGCGTTCTCGGAACGGGAGCGGCCCCAACTGGTCCGGCAC
The nucleotide sequence above comes from Plantactinospora soyae. Encoded proteins:
- a CDS encoding 5-methyltetrahydropteroyltriglutamate--homocysteine S-methyltransferase; its protein translation is MDASPRPPFRADHVGSLLRPARLLSARQDRAAGRITAEELRAVEDDAIREVVRLQESIGLRTATDGEFRRTSWHMDFIYQLGGIDPADEKLTVQFYNEAGALEFSSAALRVHDRVTLQDTIFGDAFSFLKEQTTTATPKLTIPSPSMVHYRGGRAAIDTGVYPDLDQFWTDLSAAYAEQVSRLAALGCTYLQFDDTSLAYLNDPRQRDMVAAQGGDPEHQHERYIRQINASLAGRPEGMSITTHMCRGNFRSSWAAEGGYDFVAEALFTQLDVDGFFLEYDDERSGDFAPLRFVPPGKKVVLGLVTTKRGELESKDDLKRRIDEAARYVPLEQLCLSPQCGFSSTVEGNALTQEEQVAKLQLIVETAQEVWGDK